A region of Ferruginibacter albus DNA encodes the following proteins:
- a CDS encoding polysaccharide deacetylase family protein, whose protein sequence is MVLLYSSSSTSRLQYICNFIFKELLNTDVAITTDTIEFENNTGVKINYSNREFSSSSFTLIPAALLFETDIKEQPIECFETNSYKAFFKTIGNFSFDIFAASFYLLSRYEEYLPHEKDMYGRYSHESSLAYKEEFLKLPLINIWVQDFAKNLRSKFSLFSFQFSPFTFIPTYDIDIAYAYKGKGLLKNIGGSVRSFFTFKFSAFSERIAVLAGIKKDPYDTFEWLDKLHKKYNLSPLYFFLVAEKNYLYDKNTLPHTKIMKQLIADHAKKYPIGIHPSWQSGDDLSLLKKEISFLQEVSGKEIKECRRHYLRFNIPEGYYKLLDINMLSDHSMAYATVNGFRASIANSFYWYDLKNEKQTALRVHPFCYMEANSLFEQKVSAEEAFTEMVYYANICKQVGGTMVTLWHNHMISSEKTYKGWAEAYEKFLATL, encoded by the coding sequence ATGGTATTACTATATTCCTCATCATCAACATCACGCCTGCAATACATCTGCAATTTTATTTTTAAAGAATTGCTGAATACCGATGTTGCCATTACAACGGATACTATCGAATTTGAAAACAATACCGGCGTTAAAATAAATTATAGCAACCGGGAATTTTCGTCTTCCTCCTTTACTCTTATACCTGCTGCCTTATTGTTTGAAACTGATATTAAAGAGCAACCAATTGAATGTTTTGAAACCAATAGCTATAAAGCTTTTTTTAAAACAATCGGTAATTTTTCGTTCGATATTTTTGCCGCATCTTTTTATTTATTGAGTCGATACGAAGAATACCTGCCTCATGAAAAAGATATGTATGGAAGATACTCTCATGAATCTTCATTAGCTTATAAAGAAGAATTTTTAAAGCTGCCGTTGATCAATATCTGGGTACAAGATTTTGCAAAAAACTTAAGATCTAAATTTTCACTTTTCTCGTTTCAATTTTCCCCTTTTACGTTTATTCCTACTTATGATATTGATATAGCTTATGCTTACAAAGGCAAAGGATTATTAAAAAATATCGGAGGATCAGTACGGTCATTTTTCACCTTTAAATTTTCGGCATTTAGCGAAAGGATAGCTGTTTTAGCAGGTATAAAAAAAGATCCTTACGATACATTTGAATGGCTGGATAAGCTGCATAAAAAATATAACTTAAGTCCTCTTTATTTTTTTCTGGTTGCCGAAAAAAATTATCTCTACGATAAAAACACGTTGCCTCATACCAAAATAATGAAGCAGTTGATAGCTGATCATGCAAAAAAATATCCCATCGGCATTCATCCTTCCTGGCAAAGCGGCGATGATCTTTCTTTACTAAAAAAAGAAATCAGCTTTTTGCAAGAGGTGTCCGGAAAAGAGATCAAAGAATGTCGGCGTCATTACCTGCGCTTTAATATTCCTGAAGGATATTATAAGTTACTTGACATCAATATGCTAAGCGATCATTCCATGGCATACGCCACAGTCAATGGATTCAGGGCTTCTATAGCTAACTCCTTTTATTGGTACGATCTTAAAAATGAAAAACAAACAGCCTTAAGAGTTCATCCTTTTTGTTATATGGAAGCCAACTCCTTATTTGAGCAAAAAGTTTCTGCCGAAGAAGCATTTACTGAAATGGTTTATTATGCCAATATTTGCAAACAGGTTGGCGGCACCATGGTAACATTATGGCACAACCATATGATAAGCAGCGAAAAAACATACAAAGGCTGGGCAGAAGCGTATGAAAAATTCTTAGCTACTTTGTAA
- a CDS encoding alpha-amylase family glycosyl hydrolase translates to MKKLIVGSLFSLLLISCHKDDFEPFTYVELPPTTDTSAQYGTPFAQVPDAKDAIIYEVNIRAFNGGTLQGVKNRLDSIKDLGVNVIYLMPVYPVGVDRSVNSPYCVKDYISVATQMGTLDDLRAVIDGAHQRGMAVIMDWVADHTSWDNPWIVNKAWYKQDGSGNIISPPNTGWTDVAQLNYDNSDMRNSMIRAMKYWIYTANIDGYRCDAADFIPADFWAQAIDTLRSINTHKLLMLAEGTRSDHFTSGFQLKYGMQFYSTLKDNIFGSNSSVKTLDAVNTNEYAGASGVTQQVMRYTTNHDDDLLDGTPDELFGGTDGAFASFVVACCMKGTPMIYNGQEVDYNTRLDYFNTGTPIDWTPKPAITSLYKKLIAFRKSSDAIKSGDLTSYSSTDVCAFKKVSGAQQAVVLVNLRNTTVNYPLPADLIGTTWNDVMNNGQLSFSTSISLPPYSYYILKN, encoded by the coding sequence ATGAAAAAGTTGATTGTTGGTTCATTGTTTTCGTTGTTATTGATCTCTTGTCATAAAGATGATTTTGAACCTTTCACTTATGTTGAGTTGCCGCCAACAACAGATACAAGCGCTCAATACGGTACGCCATTTGCACAAGTGCCTGATGCAAAAGATGCTATTATTTACGAAGTAAATATTCGTGCTTTTAATGGGGGAACATTGCAGGGAGTTAAAAACCGTTTGGATTCTATAAAAGACTTAGGCGTTAATGTTATTTATTTAATGCCGGTATACCCTGTTGGTGTTGATCGTTCTGTGAACTCACCTTATTGCGTAAAAGATTATATAAGCGTTGCTACGCAAATGGGTACGTTGGATGATCTGCGTGCGGTAATAGATGGAGCACATCAACGCGGCATGGCAGTAATAATGGATTGGGTGGCTGATCATACCAGTTGGGATAATCCATGGATCGTCAATAAAGCATGGTATAAACAAGATGGCAGCGGTAATATAATTTCTCCGCCAAACACCGGCTGGACCGATGTTGCACAATTGAACTACGATAATTCTGATATGCGCAACTCGATGATACGTGCTATGAAGTATTGGATATATACAGCAAATATTGATGGCTATCGTTGCGATGCGGCAGATTTTATTCCGGCAGATTTTTGGGCACAAGCTATTGATACGTTGCGGAGCATTAATACCCATAAACTATTGATGTTGGCAGAAGGTACACGCAGCGATCATTTTACATCCGGCTTTCAGCTTAAATACGGAATGCAGTTTTATTCCACACTTAAAGACAATATATTCGGGTCGAACAGTTCGGTTAAAACATTGGATGCTGTTAATACAAATGAATATGCAGGCGCTTCGGGTGTAACACAGCAGGTAATGCGTTACACTACTAATCATGATGACGACTTATTGGATGGAACACCCGATGAATTATTTGGTGGAACAGATGGTGCCTTTGCATCTTTTGTAGTTGCTTGTTGTATGAAGGGTACGCCAATGATCTATAATGGACAGGAAGTAGATTACAATACAAGACTCGATTATTTTAATACAGGAACGCCGATCGATTGGACACCTAAGCCTGCTATAACAAGTTTGTACAAAAAACTAATTGCATTTAGAAAAAGCAGTGATGCTATTAAGAGCGGCGATCTGACTTCGTATAGCAGCACGGATGTTTGCGCATTTAAAAAAGTATCTGGAGCGCAACAGGCTGTAGTGTTGGTTAATTTACGTAACACAACTGTTAACTATCCTTTGCCTGCTGATTTGATCGGTACTACATGGAATGATGTAATGAATAACGGACAACTTAGTTTTTCAACATCTATTTCATTGCCGCCGTATTCATACTATATTTTAAAAAATTAG
- a CDS encoding phosphatase PAP2 family protein, whose protein sequence is MKKTIADNCIFFTGYIVFVLCVVVFITAYNKVDGFLLLNNFHCKPLTAFLNIYTNAGDGVFSLALVLLFFLFKNRSIAIQILLSFLLSGAIVQIIKHSYTMLRPKALLLQEHISYSLIDTIQLAGNNSFPSGHATSAFALATILAINIKNKWWGLLFLLFAISIAYSRVYVGDHFPVDTLGGSMVGVLTALLIHQLTLNRFYIKRQNLQ, encoded by the coding sequence ATGAAAAAAACAATTGCAGATAACTGTATTTTTTTTACCGGTTATATTGTATTTGTACTGTGTGTGGTTGTTTTTATAACTGCTTACAACAAGGTGGATGGATTTTTATTACTAAACAACTTTCATTGTAAACCGTTAACTGCTTTTTTAAATATTTATACCAATGCCGGCGATGGAGTTTTTTCTTTAGCATTGGTTCTTTTGTTTTTTCTTTTTAAAAACCGCTCTATTGCCATACAGATCTTATTATCGTTTTTATTGTCGGGAGCAATAGTACAGATAATAAAACACAGCTACACTATGCTACGTCCAAAAGCTTTATTGCTGCAAGAACACATTTCTTACTCATTGATCGATACCATACAATTAGCCGGCAATAACAGTTTCCCTTCAGGTCACGCTACCTCTGCATTTGCATTGGCAACCATATTGGCTATCAACATAAAAAACAAATGGTGGGGATTGTTGTTTTTACTATTCGCTATCAGCATTGCTTATTCAAGAGTGTATGTGGGAGATCATTTTCCCGTAGATACTTTAGGCGGCTCAATGGTGGGTGTTTTAACAGCTTTGTTGATCCATCAACTTACATTAAACAGGTTTTATATAAAGCGGCAAAACCTGCAATAA
- the rsfS gene encoding ribosome silencing factor — MNKLTLLDSRKKSSVTRLTRNSKIIKTIIHAIQEKKGQNIISLDLRKIPEAVADFFIICEADNNIQLKAIADSVEAEVKSKCLEIPYKHEGRQALQWILIDYVNVVVHVMLPEPRKFYQLEEMWSDAPMMEHKS; from the coding sequence TTGAATAAACTGACATTATTGGATTCACGAAAAAAAAGCAGTGTTACCCGCTTAACCCGTAACAGCAAGATCATAAAAACCATCATACATGCCATACAGGAGAAAAAGGGACAAAACATTATAAGCCTTGACCTCCGTAAGATCCCCGAAGCTGTTGCTGATTTTTTTATCATTTGCGAAGCTGATAACAATATTCAATTAAAAGCAATTGCTGATTCAGTTGAAGCAGAAGTAAAAAGCAAATGTCTTGAGATTCCATACAAACACGAAGGCAGGCAAGCATTGCAGTGGATCTTGATAGATTACGTGAATGTGGTAGTACACGTAATGCTTCCCGAACCAAGAAAATTTTATCAGCTGGAAGAAATGTGGAGCGATGCCCCGATGATGGAACACAAGAGTTAA
- a CDS encoding glycosyltransferase family 2 protein: protein MILGKKIVIVLPAYNAALTLQQTYAEIPFDIVDEVVLVDDNSKDETVIVGRQLGIQHIIKHEQNRGYGGNQKTCYNKALELGADIVIMLHPDYQYTPKLIHSMAYLIANGVYPVVLGSRILGNGALNGGMPLYKYVSNRLLTLFQNLLLWQKLSEYHTGYRAFSAEVLKRINYEANSDDFVFDNEMLSQIMYAGYEIAEITCPTKYFEEASSINFSRSIKYGLGVLRTSVVHRLCKWKVLKREMYKVNN, encoded by the coding sequence ATGATCCTTGGAAAAAAAATCGTTATTGTATTACCTGCTTATAATGCAGCACTTACGTTACAACAAACGTATGCAGAAATCCCTTTTGATATTGTTGATGAAGTAGTATTGGTAGATGACAACAGTAAAGACGAAACTGTTATAGTCGGGCGTCAGTTAGGCATTCAGCATATAATAAAGCACGAACAAAATCGAGGCTATGGCGGTAATCAAAAAACCTGTTACAACAAAGCATTGGAATTGGGTGCTGATATTGTTATCATGCTGCATCCCGACTACCAATATACTCCCAAGCTGATACACTCAATGGCTTACCTGATTGCCAACGGCGTTTACCCGGTAGTGCTAGGCTCCCGCATCCTGGGCAATGGCGCTTTAAATGGCGGAATGCCTTTGTATAAATATGTTTCCAACCGGCTATTAACCTTATTTCAAAATTTGCTGTTGTGGCAAAAACTTTCAGAGTATCATACCGGTTATCGTGCATTTTCGGCAGAAGTATTAAAGCGGATCAATTATGAAGCCAACTCAGACGATTTTGTTTTTGACAATGAAATGTTGTCGCAAATCATGTACGCAGGTTACGAAATTGCCGAGATAACCTGTCCTACTAAATATTTTGAAGAAGCATCGAGCATTAATTTTAGCAGAAGTATAAAATATGGACTGGGTGTATTACGCACATCGGTGGTACATCGCTTATGTAAATGGAAGGTTCTAAAAAGAGAAATGTATAAAGTCAACAACTAA
- a CDS encoding IPT/TIG domain-containing protein, whose amino-acid sequence MKKILLAGLSVFFMAVFAMVSCSKSDSPSAPAPTVTTISPSSASVGQTITITGTNLSSATVTIGGKSATVSSPSATSIVVTIPSGVATGAQTVVVTTSGGSVSKTVTIVDATPTTPTIAAIAPTSVSAGGTITITGTNLSGATVTIGGKTATVTSTSATSLTVTVPSDLTTGAQTVIVTTGAGSVSNTLTIAAPLPASSNDVASDRLAAYWPFRTDSKETVSSTSAEKTGGTVTYGGSGGPFGAYANFSTGYLIYPTISNLNQQNSLDQYSISMWVKIANSNATTYPATGGRYTSLFGVASLQVGGQYGPYQLTLHTNDNPATDVFEFGSVIRQIDGRNIQYGDYQGLSTDHLDDSSRFSATVAGAGDGSKWIHVVQTFFGYTPNPRPMSTYVNGVKLDDHLYYNLIASGENIDTKPGAGDVKVTFGTFHFSDDFGASSPWGGPTGTPDAASSIYWAHGITAGMSDVRFFKAPLSDEEVGQLYQLGLQGK is encoded by the coding sequence ATGAAAAAAATCTTGCTTGCTGGTTTAAGTGTATTTTTTATGGCGGTGTTTGCCATGGTTTCGTGTAGTAAGAGCGACAGTCCTTCTGCGCCTGCTCCAACTGTTACAACAATATCCCCATCATCTGCCAGCGTGGGACAAACGATTACTATTACAGGTACTAACCTTAGCAGTGCCACAGTTACCATTGGTGGTAAAAGCGCTACGGTGTCAAGCCCTAGTGCAACGAGCATTGTGGTAACAATTCCTTCGGGAGTTGCAACGGGCGCTCAAACTGTTGTAGTTACTACAAGTGGCGGCTCGGTTTCAAAAACGGTTACAATTGTTGATGCTACTCCAACGACGCCTACTATTGCGGCTATTGCGCCAACATCGGTAAGTGCTGGTGGAACGATTACTATTACAGGTACAAATCTTAGCGGCGCTACAGTTACCATTGGTGGTAAAACTGCTACAGTAACTTCAACAAGCGCTACAAGCCTTACCGTAACAGTGCCTTCTGATCTTACAACGGGCGCTCAAACTGTTATAGTTACAACAGGTGCCGGTTCTGTTTCTAATACGCTTACGATTGCAGCGCCTTTGCCTGCAAGTTCTAATGATGTTGCTTCAGACAGGTTAGCGGCTTATTGGCCATTCCGTACTGATAGTAAAGAAACTGTATCTAGCACTTCTGCCGAAAAAACCGGGGGAACAGTAACTTATGGTGGAAGCGGCGGTCCTTTCGGGGCTTATGCTAATTTTTCTACCGGTTATTTAATATATCCAACCATTTCAAATCTAAATCAGCAAAACTCTTTAGATCAATACTCTATTAGCATGTGGGTTAAAATTGCTAATAGTAATGCAACAACTTATCCGGCAACCGGCGGAAGATATACTTCCCTGTTTGGTGTTGCAAGTCTTCAGGTTGGGGGGCAATATGGACCTTATCAACTTACATTGCATACCAACGATAATCCGGCTACAGATGTATTTGAGTTTGGTAGTGTGATCAGACAAATTGATGGACGTAATATTCAATATGGCGATTATCAGGGATTGAGTACAGATCATTTAGATGATTCAAGTCGTTTTTCTGCAACTGTGGCAGGCGCAGGAGACGGTTCTAAATGGATACATGTAGTACAAACATTTTTTGGCTATACTCCTAATCCAAGACCAATGTCTACTTACGTTAATGGAGTAAAATTAGACGATCATCTATATTACAATCTTATAGCCTCCGGCGAAAATATTGATACAAAGCCAGGTGCCGGCGATGTTAAGGTTACTTTTGGAACCTTCCATTTCTCGGATGATTTTGGAGCAAGCTCACCTTGGGGTGGTCCTACCGGAACCCCTGATGCAGCCTCGTCCATTTATTGGGCACATGGAATTACAGCAGGTATGAGTGATGTTAGATTTTTCAAAGCACCTCTTAGCGATGAGGAAGTTGGTCAGTTATACCAGTTAGGGTTACAAGGAAAATAA
- a CDS encoding LutB/LldF family L-lactate oxidation iron-sulfur protein, whose protein sequence is MTEAADSFTAKSTIKAADLEHRRKINFNIGKYNAAVPNGKAQFADLHLARERAKNIKWRAIETLDKQLEDFELNFSKRGGKVIWAETAEQAIEEILTICKEKNCKTVVKSKSMVTEEIHLNDALQQNGIESIETDLGEYIQQLDGEPPYHIVTPAMHKSKEDIAKLFANKLGTDPKLTPEQLTLVARKILREKYTRAEVGVTGANFIISDIGGIAVTENEGNARLSCAFPKTHIVIVGIEKMIPSVTDLGLFWPLLSTFGTGQKVTVYNTIVTGPKQENETDGPEEMYVILLDNGRTNILQNPKQRESLYCIRCGACLNACPVYKNIGGHAYGVTYSGPIGSVITPHLKGIDDYKHLSYASSLCGNCTEVCAVKINLHELLLENRHESVEEGFTSFSENTAWKLWKIASLKRGMMNIGNGNIKNKVVNGLFKGWKKHRSDLHFSGKTFNQLWKERFNVK, encoded by the coding sequence ATGACAGAAGCCGCCGATTCCTTTACAGCAAAAAGCACTATAAAAGCCGCCGATCTGGAGCATCGACGCAAGATCAATTTTAATATTGGTAAATACAATGCTGCCGTTCCTAACGGAAAAGCGCAGTTCGCTGATCTGCATTTAGCAAGAGAAAGAGCCAAAAATATTAAGTGGCGTGCTATAGAAACATTAGATAAACAACTGGAAGATTTTGAGCTTAATTTTTCCAAACGCGGCGGCAAAGTGATCTGGGCCGAAACTGCAGAACAAGCCATCGAAGAGATTCTCACTATTTGCAAAGAAAAAAATTGTAAGACAGTAGTGAAAAGCAAAAGCATGGTTACGGAAGAAATTCACTTGAACGATGCCTTGCAACAAAATGGAATTGAAAGTATAGAAACAGACCTTGGAGAATACATACAACAGTTAGATGGAGAACCGCCTTATCATATTGTTACTCCTGCCATGCATAAAAGCAAGGAAGATATTGCCAAGCTTTTTGCCAATAAATTAGGCACCGATCCAAAACTAACACCCGAACAATTAACATTAGTTGCCCGAAAGATATTGCGTGAAAAATATACAAGAGCGGAAGTTGGTGTAACCGGCGCTAATTTTATCATCAGTGATATTGGTGGTATTGCCGTTACCGAAAATGAAGGCAATGCAAGATTAAGTTGCGCTTTTCCTAAAACGCATATTGTAATTGTGGGTATTGAAAAAATGATCCCTTCTGTTACTGATCTCGGATTGTTTTGGCCATTGCTTTCTACTTTTGGCACCGGGCAAAAAGTTACTGTTTACAATACCATTGTTACAGGACCAAAACAGGAAAATGAAACTGACGGGCCGGAAGAAATGTATGTGATATTGTTAGATAACGGAAGAACCAACATCTTACAAAATCCTAAACAAAGAGAAAGCTTGTATTGCATACGTTGCGGCGCCTGTTTAAATGCCTGCCCTGTCTATAAAAATATTGGTGGACATGCATATGGTGTTACCTACAGCGGACCGATCGGCAGTGTTATTACACCTCATTTAAAAGGAATAGATGATTATAAGCATTTAAGTTATGCCTCTTCCTTATGCGGTAACTGTACCGAAGTGTGTGCAGTTAAAATAAACCTGCATGAGTTATTGTTAGAAAATCGCCACGAATCGGTGGAAGAAGGCTTTACGAGCTTCAGTGAAAATACTGCGTGGAAATTATGGAAAATAGCAAGTCTTAAAAGAGGAATGATGAACATAGGCAACGGTAATATTAAAAATAAAGTAGTGAACGGATTATTTAAAGGATGGAAGAAACACAGAAGTGATCTGCATTTCAGCGGCAAAACCTTCAATCAATTGTGGAAAGAAAGGTTTAATGTAAAATGA
- a CDS encoding biotin--[acetyl-CoA-carboxylase] ligase gives MPLHRYPITILSSVDSTNNYAMAQVHAGLAKHGFACFAHKQTAGRGQRGKSWHTGHSQNIALSVVIDPGKLKLNNQFYLSASVALGCYDLFSKYAGDETSIKWANDIYWQNRKAGGILIENITRDKSWKWSIAGIGININQSRFSKELKNPVSLKQITGKDFDIEIMAKELHKAVMKRIDELNAANYKSILTEYNEHLYKLNEPVRLKKNNAVFSTVIKSVSANGELHTKDTLERHFTFGEVEWIINV, from the coding sequence ATGCCTTTACACAGATACCCCATAACCATCTTAAGCAGCGTTGACAGCACAAATAATTATGCTATGGCACAGGTGCATGCAGGATTGGCCAAGCACGGGTTTGCCTGTTTTGCACATAAGCAAACTGCCGGAAGGGGACAAAGAGGGAAAAGCTGGCATACCGGCCATTCTCAAAATATTGCTTTAAGTGTGGTTATTGACCCGGGAAAATTAAAATTAAATAACCAGTTTTATCTGTCAGCTAGTGTAGCATTGGGCTGCTACGATCTTTTTTCAAAATATGCGGGTGATGAAACAAGCATTAAATGGGCAAACGATATATACTGGCAAAACAGGAAGGCAGGCGGTATTTTAATTGAGAACATCACTCGTGATAAAAGCTGGAAATGGTCTATAGCAGGGATCGGCATCAACATCAACCAGTCAAGATTTTCTAAAGAGCTGAAAAACCCCGTTTCTTTAAAACAAATAACAGGAAAAGATTTTGATATAGAAATAATGGCGAAAGAACTGCATAAAGCTGTTATGAAAAGAATTGATGAGCTGAATGCTGCCAACTATAAAAGTATCTTGACAGAATATAATGAGCACCTCTATAAATTAAACGAACCGGTACGTTTAAAAAAGAACAATGCCGTTTTTTCTACTGTTATAAAATCTGTATCTGCTAACGGAGAACTACATACGAAAGACACCCTGGAAAGACATTTTACCTTTGGGGAAGTGGAATGGATAATAAATGTGTAA